A genomic stretch from Oleomonas cavernae includes:
- a CDS encoding DeoR family transcriptional regulator, whose amino-acid sequence MCICPQISGSGGWGYGLASTAASQLLEASTLRASKLATVLSVSGETIRRDLLELQEQGLINRTYGGASRPFALEPARSDRRRVMVPEREAIAAAVSAMILPKEVLMLGGGATTYHVARFLAARNRDIT is encoded by the coding sequence TTGTGTATCTGTCCACAAATCTCGGGTAGCGGCGGCTGGGGTTACGGGCTTGCTTCCACCGCCGCTTCCCAGCTCCTGGAGGCATCGACGCTGCGGGCGTCCAAGCTGGCCACGGTGCTCAGCGTCTCGGGCGAAACCATCCGCCGCGACCTGTTGGAGCTCCAGGAACAGGGGCTGATCAACCGCACCTACGGCGGGGCCTCGCGCCCCTTCGCGCTGGAGCCGGCGCGCAGCGACCGCCGGCGCGTCATGGTCCCCGAACGCGAGGCCATCGCCGCCGCGGTCTCGGCCATGATCCTGCCGAAAGAGGTGCTGATGCTGGGCGGCGGGGCCACCACCTATCACGTCGCCCGCTTTCTGGCGGCGCGCAATCGCGACATCACGTGA
- a CDS encoding carbohydrate ABC transporter permease translates to MSATAHSVVQPSTGAKLAASVVVVLYALVALVPLVWIGLTSIKTPQDSIAYPPKVVPFVDFTPSIEGFCSLFTTRSRQTPEYIASLPPPQGACEEVARSRSMVVVGSSNYVPRFVNSLIIAFGSTALSIVLGTATAYAFSRFRVPLKDDLLFFILSTRMMPPIAVAIPIFLMYRELGLSDTRLGMILLYTSVNVSLAVWLLKGFIDEIPREYEEAAMIDGYTRLQAFRMVVLPQATTGIVATAIFCLIFSWNEYAFAVLLTSGAAQTAPPFIPIIIGEGGQDWPAVAAGTALFLLPILVFTVLLRKHLLRGITFGAVRK, encoded by the coding sequence ATGAGCGCGACCGCCCATTCCGTCGTCCAACCGTCGACCGGCGCGAAGCTCGCCGCCAGCGTCGTCGTCGTGCTCTACGCTCTGGTCGCCTTGGTCCCCCTCGTCTGGATCGGGCTCACCAGCATCAAGACACCGCAGGACTCCATCGCCTATCCCCCGAAGGTGGTTCCCTTCGTCGACTTCACTCCCTCCATCGAAGGCTTCTGCAGCCTGTTCACCACCCGCTCGCGCCAGACGCCCGAATACATCGCGAGCCTGCCGCCGCCGCAAGGCGCCTGCGAGGAGGTGGCGCGGTCGCGCAGCATGGTGGTGGTCGGCTCGTCGAACTACGTGCCGCGCTTCGTCAACTCGCTCATCATCGCCTTCGGCTCGACCGCGCTTTCCATCGTGCTGGGGACCGCCACGGCCTATGCGTTCTCGCGCTTCCGCGTGCCGCTGAAGGACGATCTCCTGTTTTTCATCCTGTCGACACGGATGATGCCGCCGATCGCCGTCGCCATCCCGATCTTCCTGATGTACCGCGAACTCGGCCTGTCCGACACCAGGCTGGGGATGATCCTGCTCTACACCTCGGTCAACGTTTCCCTCGCGGTCTGGCTGTTGAAAGGCTTCATCGACGAGATCCCGCGGGAATACGAGGAGGCGGCCATGATCGATGGCTACACGCGCCTCCAGGCGTTCCGGATGGTCGTGCTGCCGCAAGCCACGACAGGCATCGTCGCCACCGCGATTTTCTGCCTGATCTTCTCCTGGAACGAATACGCCTTCGCGGTCCTCTTGACCTCGGGCGCGGCGCAGACAGCGCCGCCCTTCATCCCGATCATCATCGGCGAGGGCGGCCAGGACTGGCCGGCGGTGGCGGCCGGCACCGCCCTGTTCCTGCTACCCATCCTTGTCTTCACCGTGCTGCTGCGCAAACACCTCCTGCGGGGTATCACTTTCGGCGCGGTGCGCAAATGA
- a CDS encoding aldehyde dehydrogenase family protein gives MSDSFDPNTLDLAADHIIAGRRIGRGGTAVAVIRPADHAEIGIIRDADEAVVDEAVRAADAALRTSGWATAHPQDRAAVLRRWADLLEARRVEFARLEAATSTRPIAETLARDVIRAAGAIRYFAEYADKLEGTVVGTGPGDTCMVVAEPYGIVASITAWNFPLINAVWKSAPALAVGNAVVLKPSELTPFSAARLAEIAVEAGLPVGLFNVVQGLGPTTGSALVRHPLIRKVTFTGSAATGARIMADAAATGTKPITLELGGKSPQLVLQDVRDLGPVAQNIANGFLANAGQVCTAGSRIIVARRHADELTQRLIALASARRPGPTWEETTTLSPIVTERQAQRIERMLAETIAGGGEVVTGGGRFSSHNAGAYFEPTILRNVGEHTVGFREEFFGPVVALYPFDDEEEGIAMTNHPFYALAASLYTDDARKALSVPRRIEAGTVWINTHGRQPGYGHPQGGFNHSGFGKEMGRTGLESFLRYKTLWHAHG, from the coding sequence ATGTCCGACAGCTTCGACCCCAACACCCTCGACCTTGCGGCCGATCACATCATCGCCGGACGCCGCATCGGGCGTGGTGGGACGGCGGTGGCGGTCATTCGCCCCGCCGACCATGCCGAGATCGGTATCATCCGTGATGCGGACGAAGCCGTCGTCGACGAAGCCGTCCGTGCGGCGGACGCGGCGCTGCGCACCTCCGGCTGGGCGACGGCGCATCCGCAGGACCGCGCCGCCGTCCTGCGCCGCTGGGCGGATCTCCTCGAGGCCAGGCGCGTCGAATTCGCCCGGCTCGAGGCTGCGACCTCGACCCGACCGATTGCCGAGACCTTGGCGCGCGACGTCATTCGCGCGGCCGGCGCGATCCGCTATTTCGCCGAGTATGCCGACAAGCTCGAAGGCACGGTCGTGGGTACCGGGCCGGGCGACACCTGCATGGTGGTGGCCGAGCCCTACGGCATCGTCGCATCCATCACCGCCTGGAACTTCCCGCTGATCAACGCTGTGTGGAAGTCGGCCCCGGCCCTCGCCGTTGGCAATGCCGTCGTCCTGAAGCCTTCGGAACTGACCCCCTTCTCGGCCGCGCGGCTGGCCGAGATCGCGGTCGAAGCCGGCCTTCCCGTCGGCCTCTTCAACGTGGTACAGGGCCTGGGCCCGACGACCGGTTCGGCGCTCGTGCGCCACCCCCTGATCCGCAAGGTCACCTTCACCGGATCGGCCGCCACGGGGGCCAGGATCATGGCCGATGCGGCGGCGACGGGAACCAAACCCATTACCCTCGAACTGGGTGGCAAATCGCCTCAACTCGTCCTGCAGGATGTGCGCGACCTGGGGCCGGTCGCCCAGAATATCGCCAACGGCTTCCTTGCCAATGCCGGGCAGGTATGCACGGCGGGATCGCGCATCATCGTGGCGCGACGGCATGCGGACGAACTCACCCAGCGCCTGATCGCCCTGGCGAGCGCCCGTCGCCCCGGCCCTACCTGGGAGGAGACGACGACGCTCTCGCCCATCGTCACCGAACGGCAGGCCCAGCGCATCGAGCGGATGCTGGCCGAAACGATCGCCGGCGGCGGCGAGGTCGTCACGGGCGGAGGCCGTTTCAGCAGCCACAACGCCGGCGCCTATTTCGAGCCGACCATCCTGCGCAATGTCGGCGAACACACGGTCGGCTTCCGCGAGGAGTTTTTTGGCCCCGTCGTCGCCCTCTACCCCTTCGACGACGAGGAGGAAGGCATCGCGATGACCAACCATCCATTCTATGCCCTCGCCGCCAGCCTCTACACGGACGACGCCCGCAAGGCGCTGTCGGTGCCCCGCCGCATCGAAGCCGGCACGGTCTGGATCAACACCCATGGCCGGCAGCCCGGCTACGGCCACCCGCAGGGCGGCTTCAATCATTCGGGCTTTGGCAAGGAAATGGGGCGGACAGGGCTCGAGAGCTTCCTGCGTTACAAGACCCTCTGGCATGCGCACGGTTGA
- a CDS encoding GMC family oxidoreductase → MTSPTFDYVIIGGGAAGAVLAARLSEESRLSVALIEAGPDTPPGKEPADILDSYPIVAYFNRDYHWQNLQVHLMDPEVRATAPRRYEQAKVMGGGTSINGMFAFRGLPWDFSEWEAKGAAGWGWDAVLPYYRKLERDMTFGATPLHGDSGPMPIRRIPRADWSPFTQATARSLEDLGFKDIGDHNGDPRDGFFPMSINNPDGTRMSTARAYLTATVRARPNLTILAETEARSITFDGVRATGIVVRDAAGERTIGAREVIVSAGAMQTPPLLMRAGIGPAAHLREHGIAVRADRRGVGANLQDHPMVALAAYLRPGNRLPSSMRRHIQMGLRYTSGVANTTPGDMFILPSNRAAWHPLGKRLASILVCVNKPYSTGLVRLTGASPDAAPFINFRQLSDERDLVRLEDGMKRLSTIISSPAMTGVIAEIFPASFSERVRKLGAVNRKNWFLTLLAAGVMGTGSLARKTMIETLISPDASVRDLMASDNTLRDWIVENACGSWHASGTCRLGRADDPDAVVDPHARVIGVGGLRVVDASIMPSVVSANTMLTTIMAAEKVADDIKAGQ, encoded by the coding sequence ATGACCTCCCCCACATTCGACTATGTCATCATCGGCGGCGGTGCGGCGGGCGCCGTGCTCGCCGCCCGGCTATCGGAAGAATCACGGCTTTCGGTCGCCTTGATCGAGGCCGGCCCCGACACGCCGCCCGGCAAGGAACCCGCGGACATCCTGGATTCCTATCCCATCGTCGCCTATTTCAACCGGGACTATCACTGGCAGAATCTTCAGGTCCATTTGATGGATCCCGAGGTTCGCGCCACCGCCCCCCGCCGCTACGAGCAGGCGAAGGTCATGGGCGGGGGCACGAGCATCAACGGCATGTTCGCCTTCCGCGGCCTGCCGTGGGATTTCTCGGAATGGGAAGCCAAAGGTGCCGCGGGCTGGGGATGGGATGCCGTCCTGCCCTATTACCGCAAGCTCGAGCGCGACATGACTTTCGGTGCCACGCCGCTCCACGGCGATAGCGGTCCGATGCCGATCCGGCGCATTCCGCGCGCCGACTGGTCGCCGTTCACGCAGGCGACCGCCCGCTCGCTCGAAGACCTCGGCTTCAAGGATATCGGCGACCACAATGGCGACCCGCGTGACGGCTTCTTCCCGATGTCGATCAACAATCCCGACGGCACGCGCATGTCGACGGCCAGGGCCTATCTGACTGCCACGGTGCGGGCCCGGCCCAACCTCACGATCCTGGCCGAGACGGAAGCACGCAGCATCACCTTCGACGGGGTGAGGGCCACGGGCATCGTGGTGCGCGATGCGGCCGGCGAGCGGACGATCGGGGCACGAGAGGTCATCGTCAGCGCCGGCGCGATGCAGACGCCGCCCCTGCTGATGCGGGCGGGGATCGGTCCTGCTGCGCATCTGCGCGAACATGGCATCGCGGTGCGCGCCGATCGGCGCGGCGTCGGCGCCAATTTGCAGGACCACCCCATGGTGGCGCTTGCGGCCTATTTGCGGCCCGGCAACCGGCTGCCGTCGAGCATGCGCCGGCACATTCAGATGGGCTTGCGCTATACCTCCGGGGTGGCGAACACGACCCCCGGCGACATGTTCATCCTGCCCTCGAACCGCGCCGCCTGGCATCCGCTCGGCAAACGCCTGGCATCGATCCTGGTGTGCGTGAACAAGCCCTACTCGACCGGCCTGGTGCGCCTGACGGGTGCCAGCCCCGACGCTGCGCCGTTCATCAATTTCCGCCAGCTTTCGGACGAACGCGACCTCGTGCGGCTCGAGGACGGCATGAAGCGGCTGTCGACCATCATCTCCTCGCCGGCGATGACGGGCGTCATCGCCGAAATCTTCCCCGCGAGCTTCTCGGAGCGGGTGAGAAAGCTCGGCGCCGTCAACCGCAAGAACTGGTTCCTGACCCTGCTCGCCGCCGGCGTGATGGGCACGGGATCGCTGGCGCGCAAAACCATGATCGAGACACTCATCAGCCCCGACGCCAGCGTGCGCGATCTGATGGCGTCCGATAACACGCTCCGCGACTGGATCGTGGAGAATGCCTGCGGAAGCTGGCATGCGAGCGGCACTTGCCGGCTCGGCCGCGCCGACGACCCCGATGCCGTCGTCGATCCGCACGCCCGCGTGATCGGCGTCGGCGGTCTGCGCGTCGTCGATGCCTCGATCATGCCCAGCGTCGTCAGCGCCAACACCATGCTGACGACCATCATGGCCGCCGAGAAGGTCGCCGACGACATCAAGGCCGGCCAGTGA
- a CDS encoding aldehyde dehydrogenase family protein, which yields MNAIVQNMIGGRRSVPGGTERYRAINPARLDDIVADYTFSSASDVEAAVEAARDAAQSWRETSAIARGEILTKAGILLRSRAKDLGALMTREMGKPLAEAVGEADYAGKVLQFYGAEAQRPAGETLHSGRPNVHYYTVREPIGIVGAITPWNFPFSIACWKLGPALVSGNTVVWKPAPHHPGCSQAVLDLLMEAGLPEGVVNLVHGGAETGGAIVGDTRIAGVSFTGSTPVGQSIYRQVSARLARAQCEMGGKNALYVHGQADLDKAVMLTVEGAFRSAGQKCTATSRVLVDKAIEAAFVDKLLSRVAELKAGDPLDPATFLGPVVDDRQFGKVRGHIGAAIAAGHPLLAGGAQAPAENGYFVAPTVFGNVAPDAAIAREEIFGPVVALIPVAGLEAAVDTVNGTAYGLSATIVTRDLEAAHRFARSVDTGVVGVNLPTAGVELHAPFGGWKGSGLGVPEQGLKILDFYTKWRSVAMQFA from the coding sequence ATGAACGCCATTGTCCAGAATATGATCGGCGGTCGCCGCAGCGTGCCCGGCGGCACCGAACGCTACCGCGCCATCAATCCCGCCAGGCTCGACGATATCGTCGCTGATTATACCTTCTCCTCCGCCTCCGACGTCGAGGCGGCCGTCGAGGCGGCACGGGACGCTGCCCAGTCGTGGCGTGAGACCTCGGCAATCGCACGCGGGGAAATCCTCACCAAGGCCGGCATTCTGCTTCGCTCGCGCGCCAAGGACCTCGGCGCCCTGATGACGCGCGAAATGGGCAAGCCGCTCGCCGAGGCGGTGGGCGAGGCCGACTATGCCGGCAAGGTCCTGCAATTCTATGGCGCCGAAGCGCAGCGGCCGGCCGGCGAGACGCTGCACTCCGGCCGGCCCAACGTCCATTACTACACGGTTCGCGAGCCGATCGGCATCGTCGGCGCCATCACACCATGGAACTTTCCGTTCTCGATCGCCTGCTGGAAGCTCGGCCCGGCCCTGGTCAGCGGCAACACCGTGGTCTGGAAGCCGGCGCCGCACCATCCCGGTTGCTCGCAGGCGGTGCTGGACCTGCTGATGGAGGCCGGCCTGCCGGAGGGCGTCGTCAACCTGGTGCATGGCGGTGCCGAGACCGGCGGTGCCATCGTCGGCGATACGCGGATTGCCGGCGTCTCCTTCACCGGCTCCACGCCGGTAGGCCAGAGCATCTATCGCCAGGTGTCCGCCCGCCTCGCCCGCGCCCAGTGCGAGATGGGGGGCAAGAACGCTCTCTATGTCCACGGCCAGGCCGATCTCGACAAGGCCGTGATGTTGACGGTCGAAGGGGCCTTCCGCAGCGCCGGCCAGAAATGCACGGCGACGAGCCGAGTCCTCGTCGACAAGGCGATCGAAGCTGCGTTCGTCGACAAGCTCTTGAGCCGTGTTGCGGAACTCAAGGCCGGCGATCCCCTGGATCCCGCGACTTTCCTTGGACCGGTGGTCGACGATCGGCAGTTCGGCAAGGTACGCGGCCATATCGGCGCGGCCATCGCGGCGGGCCATCCGCTGCTGGCCGGCGGGGCTCAGGCCCCCGCCGAAAACGGCTATTTCGTTGCGCCGACGGTGTTCGGCAATGTCGCACCGGACGCCGCCATCGCGCGCGAGGAGATCTTTGGCCCGGTCGTGGCCCTCATCCCGGTCGCCGGGCTCGAGGCCGCCGTGGACACCGTGAACGGCACAGCCTACGGCCTCAGCGCCACCATCGTCACCCGCGACCTGGAAGCCGCACACCGCTTTGCGCGGTCGGTCGACACGGGGGTGGTGGGGGTGAACCTGCCGACGGCGGGTGTCGAACTCCATGCGCCCTTCGGCGGCTGGAAGGGCTCGGGCCTCGGCGTGCCGGAGCAGGGCCTCAAGATCCTGGATTTCTATACCAAGTGGCGCAGCGTCGCGATGCAGTTCGCCTGA
- a CDS encoding ABC transporter substrate-binding protein, with protein sequence MHNPGIRDRLTIQRQIRIGRLFLDIAVAEPRLVRHRTGLIARPTCNQDTSVPPGDVTDAPACPAIDRPAGMHQGPERQTAAVLLIPRHLTCLVYSISLNKLLNRANVSEPAIGAHLSCSWRGFERAARGNGQSRIPRRTIMYSLRTLAFASAVAASALFSTADAHAEAKTITLCWAAWDPANALVELSKDFTAKTGTSVKFELVPWPNFADRMLNELNSKGQLCDLMIGDSQWIGGSAENGHYVKLNDFFDKEGIKMSDFLPATVEGYATWPKGTENYWALPAMGDAVGWTYRKDWFARPAIQAEFKAKYGRDLAPPKTLTELKQTAEFFQGREIDGKKIYGASIYTERGSEGITMGVTNALYPFGFQYQDPAKPYAMEGFVNSPEAVAGLEFYKSLFKCCTPPGASNSYMQEGLDAFKSGQVAMQMNFFAFFPGLYKDPNVGGDKIGFFVNPGEKTVGSQLGGQGISVVSYSQNRNEALAYIKWFADPEIQKRWWALGGYSCHKAVLGDPNFPNTAPFAADFLTAMGQVRDFWQEPSYAQLLQAMQRRVHDYVVADQGTAKQALDLLIQDWTKVFKEDDKI encoded by the coding sequence ATGCATAACCCTGGAATTCGCGACCGGCTCACGATACAGCGGCAGATCCGGATCGGCCGGCTCTTCCTCGATATCGCCGTCGCCGAGCCGCGACTGGTCCGACACCGCACCGGGTTAATAGCGCGGCCGACTTGCAATCAGGACACTTCGGTCCCACCCGGAGATGTCACCGACGCGCCTGCTTGTCCAGCCATCGACCGACCTGCCGGCATGCACCAAGGGCCCGAGCGGCAGACGGCCGCTGTTCTGCTCATACCTCGCCACTTGACATGTTTAGTATATTCAATTTCACTAAACAAGCTGCTTAACAGAGCGAACGTCTCTGAACCAGCGATCGGCGCCCATCTCTCTTGTTCATGGCGAGGGTTCGAGCGGGCGGCGAGAGGAAACGGTCAATCTCGGATCCCAAGGAGGACAATCATGTATTCCCTGAGGACGCTGGCGTTCGCCAGCGCTGTCGCCGCGTCCGCCCTGTTCTCCACGGCCGACGCCCATGCTGAGGCCAAGACGATCACGCTTTGTTGGGCGGCCTGGGATCCAGCCAATGCGCTGGTCGAACTGTCCAAGGACTTCACGGCCAAGACGGGCACGAGCGTCAAGTTCGAATTGGTGCCGTGGCCAAACTTCGCCGACCGTATGCTGAACGAGCTGAACTCGAAGGGGCAACTTTGCGACCTGATGATCGGCGACAGCCAGTGGATCGGCGGCTCGGCCGAGAACGGTCACTATGTGAAGCTCAACGATTTCTTCGACAAGGAGGGAATCAAGATGAGCGACTTCCTCCCCGCCACGGTCGAGGGCTATGCGACCTGGCCGAAGGGAACGGAGAACTACTGGGCGCTGCCCGCGATGGGCGATGCCGTCGGCTGGACCTATCGCAAGGACTGGTTCGCCCGTCCGGCCATCCAGGCCGAATTCAAGGCGAAGTACGGGCGCGACCTGGCGCCGCCCAAGACGCTGACGGAGCTGAAACAGACCGCCGAATTCTTCCAGGGCCGGGAGATCGACGGCAAGAAGATCTACGGCGCCTCGATCTACACCGAGCGCGGCTCGGAAGGCATTACCATGGGGGTGACGAATGCCCTCTATCCATTCGGCTTCCAGTACCAGGATCCCGCGAAGCCCTACGCCATGGAAGGCTTCGTGAACTCACCTGAGGCCGTTGCCGGGCTCGAGTTCTACAAGTCGCTCTTCAAGTGCTGCACGCCTCCAGGCGCTTCCAACAGCTACATGCAGGAAGGTCTCGACGCCTTCAAGTCGGGGCAGGTTGCGATGCAGATGAACTTCTTCGCCTTCTTCCCCGGCCTTTACAAGGATCCGAACGTAGGCGGTGACAAGATCGGTTTCTTCGTCAATCCCGGTGAGAAAACGGTGGGCTCCCAACTCGGTGGCCAAGGGATTTCCGTGGTCAGCTACTCCCAGAACCGCAACGAGGCCCTGGCGTACATCAAATGGTTCGCCGACCCCGAGATTCAGAAGCGGTGGTGGGCGCTAGGCGGGTATTCCTGCCACAAGGCGGTCCTTGGCGACCCGAATTTCCCCAACACGGCGCCCTTCGCCGCCGACTTCCTCACCGCCATGGGCCAGGTTCGCGACTTCTGGCAGGAGCCGTCCTACGCTCAGCTGCTTCAGGCCATGCAGCGCCGGGTACACGACTATGTCGTCGCCGACCAGGGGACGGCCAAGCAGGCACTCGACCTCCTGATCCAGGATTGGACCAAGGTCTTCAAGGAGGACGACAAGATCTGA
- a CDS encoding proline racemase family protein, with protein MRSTRIIQGIDSHTAGCPLRLITSGFGPIRGKTMVEKRADLMSRDELRQLVLFEPRGSFNMPAAVLTEACSPDADIGMIILEPDTYPPMCGHCAMAVATIAVEAGYIRAVEGETLVRLDTPAGVVPARVAVENGRAVSVTLEMPASFLYRRDVMLETPSFGRVRGDIAFGGDFYLLVDAAQLGLDLVPEQAWQLVGAAAELRAALKDVPVQHPTMAHINEIYQIELTGPGNGVTSDARNVVVCPPTVIDRSPCGTGTASRMAMLHGLGRMKAGDTLRHAGILDTVFTGRITGETRLADTPAITCTVTGSAYLTGTFNFLLDPHDPFQAGFRLTGV; from the coding sequence ATGCGATCCACCCGCATCATCCAGGGCATCGACAGCCACACGGCAGGTTGCCCGCTGCGCCTGATCACCTCGGGCTTTGGCCCGATCCGCGGCAAGACCATGGTCGAGAAGCGCGCCGATCTGATGAGCCGCGACGAGTTGCGGCAACTGGTGCTGTTTGAACCCCGCGGCAGCTTCAACATGCCGGCGGCAGTCCTGACCGAGGCCTGCTCGCCCGACGCCGATATCGGGATGATCATCCTGGAACCCGACACCTATCCGCCGATGTGCGGTCATTGCGCCATGGCGGTGGCCACGATCGCTGTCGAAGCCGGCTATATCCGCGCCGTCGAAGGCGAAACGCTGGTGCGCCTCGACACGCCGGCCGGGGTCGTGCCGGCCCGCGTGGCCGTCGAGAACGGGCGGGCGGTTTCCGTCACGCTCGAAATGCCCGCGTCCTTTCTCTATCGGCGCGACGTGATGCTGGAAACCCCCAGCTTCGGGCGGGTTCGCGGCGACATCGCCTTCGGCGGCGACTTCTACCTTCTCGTCGATGCGGCACAGCTCGGCCTCGACCTCGTGCCCGAACAGGCCTGGCAACTTGTCGGCGCCGCAGCGGAATTGCGGGCCGCCCTCAAGGACGTGCCGGTACAGCATCCGACGATGGCGCACATCAACGAGATCTACCAGATCGAGCTGACCGGCCCGGGCAACGGCGTCACGTCTGACGCGCGCAACGTCGTGGTCTGCCCGCCGACCGTCATCGACCGCTCGCCCTGCGGCACCGGGACCGCGTCGCGGATGGCGATGCTACACGGCCTGGGACGGATGAAGGCCGGGGACACCCTGCGCCATGCCGGCATCCTCGATACCGTCTTCACCGGCCGGATTACCGGCGAGACCAGGCTTGCCGATACGCCCGCCATCACCTGCACGGTGACCGGCAGCGCCTATCTCACCGGAACCTTCAACTTCCTCCTCGATCCGCACGATCCGTTCCAGGCGGGTTTCCGCCTGACGGGCGTGTGA
- a CDS encoding carbohydrate ABC transporter permease, producing MNQAPLIPGFVTRAAAATPAGIASRMRGLSDSAIAWLFITPTMLLLLAINLFPLLWTIQLSFTNYRANRPNAPVRGVGLDHYEAILTDPDIWLRMQATAHFVFWTILLQTVIGFALAYLIDRKFRGHGFWTTLILIPMMLSPAVVGNFWTFLYQPQIGLFNYVVAFFSGIEPSSFQMLGDVDLSPWAIIIVDTWMWTPYVMLICLAGLRSIPDYIYEAAEVDRASNWRQFVSITLPMCLPFIMLAVLFRGIENFKMFDLVNLLTAGGPGSTTEFASITLKRAAFEAWRTGYSSAFAVIMFVMIFGLANIYVKALNQVKAR from the coding sequence ATGAACCAAGCGCCACTTATTCCCGGCTTTGTCACAAGGGCCGCCGCGGCAACGCCCGCCGGTATCGCCTCTCGCATGCGGGGCCTTTCCGATAGCGCCATCGCCTGGCTCTTCATCACGCCGACGATGCTGCTGCTGCTGGCGATCAACCTCTTCCCGCTGCTCTGGACGATCCAGCTCTCCTTTACGAACTACCGGGCGAACCGGCCGAACGCGCCGGTGCGCGGCGTTGGCCTTGACCATTACGAAGCCATCCTCACCGATCCCGACATCTGGCTGCGGATGCAGGCAACCGCCCACTTCGTGTTCTGGACCATCCTGCTCCAGACCGTGATCGGCTTCGCCCTCGCCTATCTCATCGACCGCAAGTTCCGCGGCCACGGCTTCTGGACCACCTTGATCCTCATCCCGATGATGCTCTCGCCCGCCGTGGTCGGGAATTTTTGGACGTTCCTCTACCAGCCGCAGATCGGCCTGTTCAACTACGTCGTAGCCTTCTTTTCAGGGATTGAGCCTTCCTCGTTTCAGATGCTCGGCGATGTGGATTTGAGCCCCTGGGCGATCATCATCGTCGATACCTGGATGTGGACGCCTTATGTCATGCTGATCTGCCTCGCAGGGCTGCGTTCCATTCCTGATTACATCTACGAGGCCGCCGAGGTCGACCGCGCCTCCAACTGGCGTCAGTTCGTCTCGATCACCCTGCCGATGTGCCTGCCCTTCATCATGCTGGCGGTGCTGTTCCGAGGCATCGAGAACTTCAAGATGTTCGATCTTGTGAACCTGCTCACCGCCGGCGGGCCGGGTTCGACGACGGAATTCGCCTCGATCACGCTCAAGCGTGCCGCCTTCGAAGCCTGGCGGACCGGGTATTCCTCGGCCTTCGCCGTGATCATGTTCGTGATGATTTTCGGCCTGGCGAACATCTACGTGAAGGCCCTCAACCAGGTGAAGGCCCGATGA
- a CDS encoding DeoR/GlpR family DNA-binding transcription regulator — protein sequence MITHDFASASALGTNPTIRMLCCAGRLQAGEGYLLGSQAIASINGYEANRAIVGATGICVRGIYDADEEAGALYAAMIKRAAATIVVATP from the coding sequence GTGATCACCCACGATTTCGCCAGCGCCAGCGCGCTCGGCACCAATCCCACGATCCGCATGCTGTGCTGCGCTGGGCGCCTGCAGGCCGGCGAGGGCTATCTCCTGGGCTCGCAGGCCATCGCCAGCATCAACGGCTATGAAGCCAATCGCGCCATCGTCGGCGCCACCGGAATCTGCGTGCGTGGCATCTACGACGCCGACGAGGAGGCCGGCGCGCTCTATGCGGCGATGATCAAGCGGGCCGCCGCCACGATCGTGGTCGCCACCCCGTGA